A DNA window from Prochlorococcus marinus XMU1406 contains the following coding sequences:
- the ndhN gene encoding NAD(P)H-quinone oxidoreductase subunit N: MPLLLSGKKFHNDLKTNKCLAIFAPLEGGYETRLLRRMRAKGFKTFITSARGLGDPEVFLLKLHGVRPPHLGHQSVGRNGALGEVQQVIPQASELFNENDKNKLLWLLEGQVLSQSELESLIEICTNDNKLTIVVEMGGSRKLEWKPLSNYILDEFES, from the coding sequence ATGCCATTACTTCTCTCAGGGAAAAAGTTTCATAACGATTTAAAAACTAACAAATGTCTCGCAATATTTGCTCCTCTTGAAGGTGGTTATGAAACTCGTCTTTTGAGGAGAATGAGGGCCAAAGGCTTTAAAACTTTTATAACTTCAGCAAGAGGGCTTGGAGATCCAGAAGTTTTCTTGCTCAAATTGCATGGCGTTAGACCACCTCACCTTGGTCATCAAAGTGTAGGAAGAAACGGAGCGCTTGGGGAAGTTCAACAAGTAATCCCACAAGCTTCTGAGTTATTTAATGAAAATGATAAAAATAAATTACTTTGGTTATTAGAAGGTCAAGTATTATCTCAATCTGAATTAGAGAGCTTAATAGAGATTTGCACTAACGATAATAAACTAACAATAGTTGTTGAAATGGGAGGTTCAAGAAAACTTGAATGGAAACCATTAAGTAATTATATTTTGGATGAATTTGAAAGTTAA
- a CDS encoding LdpA C-terminal domain-containing domain, with translation MIKTKNKKDKWIKLICGASNEDIVAIEDLCAIYTAAGVDYIDVAAEESIVYAAKKGIDWAKKVFKNSPGLMISISDGNDIHFRKAKFDPLKCPPSCPRPCEKVCPTFAIDNFGIKESKCYGCGRCLNSCPLNLISEYEYNLSKNDLASTLQKIRPNAVEIHTEINRLDSFTKVVSILKSSGMKLDKISISCGLNQSFKKAQEPEDLLKALWERYEILNELDIPLIWQLDGRPMSGDLAPTTSRDAVKLFEKIGSDLPPGLIQLAGGTNEKTHELLNSNNLPDGIAFGSAARKIMQPHIEFAHKNNKKLYEYPEKMALAIKKAQKFLEPWKSSSFK, from the coding sequence TTGATTAAAACCAAGAATAAAAAAGATAAATGGATTAAGTTAATTTGTGGTGCCAGTAATGAAGATATTGTTGCCATAGAAGATTTATGTGCAATTTATACTGCTGCTGGTGTCGACTACATAGATGTTGCAGCAGAAGAATCTATAGTTTATGCAGCAAAAAAAGGAATCGATTGGGCAAAAAAAGTCTTTAAAAACTCCCCTGGATTAATGATAAGTATTAGTGATGGTAATGATATCCACTTTCGAAAAGCAAAATTTGATCCTTTAAAATGTCCCCCTAGTTGTCCAAGACCATGCGAAAAAGTATGCCCCACCTTTGCAATTGATAATTTCGGAATTAAAGAGAGTAAATGTTATGGATGTGGAAGATGTTTAAATAGTTGTCCTCTAAATCTAATTAGTGAATATGAATATAATTTGTCAAAAAATGATTTAGCATCAACACTTCAAAAAATAAGGCCTAATGCAGTAGAAATTCATACAGAAATCAATCGCCTAGATTCTTTTACAAAAGTTGTAAGTATCCTTAAAAGTTCTGGAATGAAATTAGACAAGATATCTATTAGTTGTGGATTAAATCAATCTTTCAAAAAAGCCCAAGAGCCCGAAGATCTTTTGAAAGCTCTTTGGGAAAGATATGAAATTCTGAATGAGCTAGATATTCCCCTTATTTGGCAACTAGATGGAAGGCCAATGTCTGGAGATCTTGCTCCTACAACAAGTAGAGATGCTGTTAAGTTGTTTGAAAAAATCGGTTCAGATCTTCCACCAGGATTAATTCAATTAGCAGGAGGAACAAATGAAAAAACTCATGAATTGTTGAATTCAAACAATCTCCCAGACGGAATAGCATTTGGAAGTGCTGCAAGAAAAATTATGCAGCCCCATATTGAATTTGCTCACAAAAATAACAAAAAACTTTATGAGTATCCTGAAAAAATGGCTTTAGCGATCAAAAAAGCTCAGAAATTTCTAGAGCCATGGAAATCGAGCTCGTTCAAATAA
- a CDS encoding HAD family hydrolase translates to MSSQKIFLFDFDGVIVDGMQEYWHSSLLACERYLNSPYISFDQKLYKRVPNSFKEIRPWVKYGWEMILIAHEILKKENPLKIDNKDDFINNYHQNCQRILNENSWIAEDLQKMLDKSRKYQIDKDFKSWVNLHNPFFEIINFMKELRNRGIKTGVITTKGKVFAEKILKQLNIFPEFIFGYESGTKIKIAEKLTQTYEILGFIEDRKNTLIDIKQNSETSHIPCFLADWGYLKGSDRYTLSNEIKLLKLEKVEELVAI, encoded by the coding sequence GTGTCTTCTCAAAAAATATTTCTATTTGATTTCGATGGAGTAATAGTCGATGGAATGCAAGAATATTGGCATAGCTCCTTGCTGGCCTGTGAAAGATATTTAAATTCACCCTATATCTCTTTTGATCAAAAACTTTATAAAAGAGTACCAAATTCTTTCAAAGAAATTAGGCCTTGGGTTAAATATGGTTGGGAAATGATTCTAATTGCTCACGAAATTTTAAAAAAAGAAAATCCATTAAAAATTGATAATAAAGATGATTTTATTAATAATTATCATCAAAATTGCCAGAGGATATTAAATGAAAATTCCTGGATAGCAGAAGATTTACAAAAAATGTTAGATAAGTCTCGCAAGTACCAAATTGATAAAGATTTTAAATCTTGGGTAAATTTACATAATCCTTTTTTTGAAATTATAAATTTTATGAAAGAATTGAGGAATAGAGGAATAAAAACTGGAGTTATAACAACTAAAGGAAAAGTATTTGCAGAAAAAATTCTTAAACAATTAAATATTTTTCCTGAATTTATTTTTGGTTATGAATCCGGAACTAAAATCAAAATAGCTGAAAAGCTTACACAAACTTATGAAATTTTAGGCTTTATAGAAGATAGAAAAAATACTCTAATAGATATTAAACAAAATTCAGAAACTTCTCACATTCCATGCTTCCTAGCTGATTGGGGATATTTGAAAGGATCAGATAGATATACTTTAAGTAATGAAATTAAATTATTAAAATTAGAGAAAGTTGAGGAATTAGTTGCAATTTAA